The following proteins come from a genomic window of Buchnera aphidicola (Protaphis terricola):
- the purB gene encoding adenylosuccinate lyase, giving the protein MQLTSLTTISPIDGRYFESTQLLRNIFSEFGYLKYRLKVEIEWFKKIMSMNKLLDIKKIDNNDILFIDNVFNKFNEKDMLYIKNIEKKTNHDIKALEYFLKNKLSQSKKLSYLTEFIHFACTSEDINNIAYALMIKDALKKIILPLWLKIINILKKLSIEYKSIPLLSMTHGQPATPSTMGKEILNFYYRVKRQYKKLKNIEILAKFNGTTGNYNAHLAAYPYINWHIISKEFIISLNLIWNPCTTQIEPHDYIAEIFACISLFNTILINFNRDIWGYISLNYFKQKLIKDEIGSSVMPHKINPIDFENSEGNLGLSNALMNHMINKLPISRWQRDLSDSTVLRNIGAVFSYAIIAYYSMLRGLSKLKINSFQLLKNLNENWSVLSEAIQTIMRRYNIKNSYEKLKKFTRGKKISKANIYKFISDLNIPEIEKKRLKKITPTNYIGYAIHIVEKTIE; this is encoded by the coding sequence AATATCGACTTAAAGTAGAGATTGAATGGTTTAAAAAAATCATGTCTATGAATAAATTATTAGATATTAAAAAAATAGATAATAATGATATATTATTTATTGATAACGTTTTTAATAAATTTAATGAAAAAGATATGTTATATATTAAAAATATAGAAAAAAAAACTAATCATGATATTAAAGCATTAGAGTATTTTTTAAAAAATAAATTATCTCAATCAAAAAAATTATCATATCTTACAGAATTTATACATTTTGCATGTACTTCAGAAGATATTAATAATATAGCTTATGCATTAATGATTAAAGATGCTCTTAAAAAAATAATTTTACCGCTTTGGTTAAAAATAATTAATATTTTAAAAAAATTATCAATTGAATATAAAAGTATTCCTTTATTATCTATGACTCATGGACAACCAGCCACTCCTTCTACTATGGGAAAAGAGATTTTAAATTTTTATTATCGTGTGAAAAGACAATATAAAAAATTAAAAAATATTGAAATATTAGCAAAATTTAATGGTACTACTGGAAATTACAATGCACATTTAGCGGCTTATCCATATATTAATTGGCATATTATTAGCAAAGAATTTATTATATCATTAAATCTTATTTGGAATCCATGTACTACACAGATTGAACCACATGATTATATTGCAGAAATATTTGCATGTATTTCTCTTTTTAATACTATTTTAATTAATTTTAATCGTGATATTTGGGGTTATATTTCTTTAAATTATTTTAAGCAAAAATTAATCAAAGATGAAATTGGTTCATCTGTAATGCCACATAAAATTAATCCTATTGATTTTGAAAACTCTGAAGGTAATTTAGGATTATCTAATGCATTAATGAATCATATGATAAATAAATTACCTATTTCTAGATGGCAACGTGATTTAAGTGATTCTACAGTATTAAGAAATATAGGAGCTGTATTTTCTTATGCAATAATTGCATATTATTCAATGTTACGTGGTTTGAGTAAGTTAAAAATTAATAGTTTTCAACTTTTAAAGAATTTAAATGAAAATTGGTCAGTATTATCTGAAGCAATTCAAACTATTATGCGTCGCTATAATATTAAAAATTCTTATGAAAAATTAAAAAAATTCACTCGAGGTAAAAAAATAAGTAAAGCTAATATATATAAATTTATTTCAGATTTAAATATTCCAGAAATAGAAAAAAAACGTTTAAAAAAAATCACTCCAACAAATTATATTGGTTATGCTATTCATATTGTTGAAAAAACAATTGA